Proteins encoded by one window of Cyanobacteria bacterium GSL.Bin1:
- a CDS encoding hydrogenase maturation protease produces MSIEMRKPDQSTLIIGYGNALRRDDGVGLKVATEAEKLGFSGTRSLRCHQLTPELAATIAEVDRVIFVDAGINSDPVQLQAIQPEEATGTQMGHFCDARSLLALSQILYHYAPQAWLITIPAVDFDFGEQFSPLAENGITQALKIIEKLLSTEINPLG; encoded by the coding sequence ATAAGTATTGAGATGAGAAAGCCAGATCAATCAACACTGATTATCGGTTATGGTAATGCCCTCCGTAGAGATGATGGCGTTGGCTTAAAAGTTGCCACAGAAGCAGAAAAATTAGGATTTTCTGGAACGCGATCGCTACGATGCCATCAACTAACCCCCGAACTTGCTGCCACGATTGCGGAAGTAGATCGCGTGATCTTTGTCGATGCAGGGATTAATTCAGATCCGGTTCAATTACAAGCGATTCAACCGGAAGAGGCAACCGGAACGCAGATGGGGCATTTTTGTGATGCGCGATCGCTGCTTGCCCTCAGTCAGATTTTATATCACTACGCCCCCCAAGCTTGGTTAATTACCATTCCGGCGGTAGATTTTGACTTTGGAGAACAGTTTTCTCCGCTTGCAGAAAACGGGATCACCCAAGCCTTAAAAATCATTGAAAAATTGCTCAGCACAGAGATAAATCCGCTAGGCTGA
- the hypA gene encoding hydrogenase maturation nickel metallochaperone HypA, whose translation MHEVGIMEQLLAIATEHAHKEGASCIHTIKARVGDLSGVVPEALAFAFDVTAKGTIAEAASFEIERVPAQCYCTTCQQLFQPSTWIHECPHCHEMSHDIRQGKELELISLEIS comes from the coding sequence ATGCACGAAGTGGGAATCATGGAGCAATTGCTCGCGATCGCGACCGAACACGCTCACAAGGAAGGTGCAAGTTGCATTCATACCATTAAAGCGCGTGTCGGAGATTTATCAGGTGTTGTCCCTGAAGCCTTAGCATTCGCCTTTGATGTTACGGCAAAAGGAACCATTGCTGAAGCAGCAAGCTTTGAAATTGAGCGCGTACCAGCCCAATGTTATTGCACTACCTGCCAGCAATTATTTCAACCCAGCACTTGGATTCATGAATGTCCCCACTGCCATGAAATGAGTCATGACATTCGGCAAGGGAAAGAATTGGAACTTATTTCTTTGGAGATCTCTTAA
- the hypB gene encoding hydrogenase nickel incorporation protein HypB, with protein sequence MCENCGCANSTGNVHLHTHNAPHLSQPRQVEVQEAILAKNDHLADHLRQKFHQQGILTLNLLSSPGSGKTSLIERTLTDLGLDFSIAVVVGDLETDNDAQRLRGKGASVVQITTGSVCHLEANMVETALAQMNLDGVQLLFIENVGNLVCPAAYDLGESARVVLLSATEGEDKPLKYPTLFKTADVVVLSKMDIAEAVGFDRELAMENVKKIAPQAEILELSARSNLRLGNASIQSRTGLESWYDYLQQRYQMISSKKTSLEAIKPTSEMIFSTLK encoded by the coding sequence ATGTGTGAAAACTGCGGTTGCGCTAACTCTACGGGGAATGTTCACCTCCATACTCACAACGCACCTCACCTGAGTCAACCCCGCCAAGTTGAAGTTCAGGAAGCGATCCTTGCTAAAAATGACCATCTCGCCGATCATTTACGCCAAAAATTCCACCAGCAAGGGATTCTCACCCTCAATCTTTTATCTTCTCCTGGTTCTGGGAAAACTAGCCTCATTGAGCGCACCTTAACCGATCTCGGGCTTGACTTTTCTATAGCGGTAGTTGTCGGCGACCTAGAAACGGATAATGATGCCCAACGGTTGCGCGGAAAAGGAGCATCAGTTGTACAAATCACCACAGGAAGTGTTTGTCATCTAGAAGCCAATATGGTGGAAACTGCCCTTGCACAAATGAATTTAGATGGCGTGCAACTCCTTTTCATTGAAAATGTGGGCAATTTAGTGTGTCCAGCTGCTTATGACTTAGGAGAGAGTGCCAGAGTGGTCTTGCTCTCAGCAACAGAAGGAGAGGATAAACCGCTCAAATATCCGACTTTGTTTAAAACGGCTGATGTGGTAGTTCTCAGCAAAATGGACATTGCCGAAGCAGTAGGATTTGATCGTGAGTTAGCCATGGAGAATGTCAAAAAAATTGCGCCGCAAGCTGAAATTTTAGAACTTTCAGCGCGATCAAATCTAAGATTGGGTAACGCTTCGATTCAATCGCGCACTGGACTAGAAAGCTGGTACGACTATTTGCAACAACGCTATCAAATGATCTCCAGCAAAAAGACAAGTCTCGAAGCAATCAAGCCGACAAGTGAAATGATATTCTCAACCCTAAAATGA
- a CDS encoding universal stress protein: MLNKILLADSGTGHSEEMLQYLLQLPSLKNASITILHVVPPQTTSEAMMEKWEEGGKVVAGAIQRMHLDPTQVSTVLRQGDPKTTVCEIAEEMEADLIIMGSRGLKRLESILENSVSQYVFQLSTRPMLLVKDDIYVTRLKRIMVAVDQSPDAQYCLELALFLLKDIPSGQLLLVQVDPAMEKEEVLSGEQAHKTAVLAPVIEQAKRQGVNYKGIVAGGKPGPTLCEIAEENKVDLLMLGSPERRPTVARTLPDLDRLLGTSLSDYVRVYANCPVLLGRRVS, translated from the coding sequence ATGCTTAATAAAATTTTGCTGGCTGACTCGGGAACCGGTCATTCTGAAGAAATGTTGCAGTATTTATTACAACTGCCATCTCTCAAAAATGCTTCAATCACAATTTTGCACGTTGTTCCCCCACAAACTACAAGTGAAGCCATGATGGAAAAATGGGAGGAAGGGGGAAAAGTCGTTGCTGGTGCGATTCAACGAATGCACCTTGATCCAACACAGGTTTCTACCGTTTTGCGTCAAGGAGACCCGAAAACCACGGTTTGTGAAATCGCGGAGGAGATGGAAGCTGACCTAATTATCATGGGATCACGGGGGTTAAAGCGCTTGGAGTCGATTCTAGAAAACTCAGTCAGTCAATATGTCTTTCAACTTTCAACGCGCCCCATGCTACTGGTGAAAGATGACATCTATGTGACGCGACTGAAACGAATTATGGTCGCAGTGGATCAATCTCCTGATGCCCAATATTGTCTAGAGTTAGCATTGTTTCTCTTAAAGGACATTCCTTCCGGTCAATTATTGCTAGTGCAAGTCGATCCTGCGATGGAGAAAGAGGAAGTTTTATCTGGTGAACAGGCTCACAAAACTGCTGTCCTTGCACCTGTGATTGAGCAAGCCAAAAGACAAGGTGTCAATTACAAAGGAATTGTTGCTGGTGGTAAACCCGGTCCAACTTTGTGCGAAATCGCAGAGGAAAATAAGGTTGATTTATTGATGCTGGGCTCACCCGAACGTCGCCCCACCGTTGCAAGAACATTACCAGATTTAGATCGTCTCTTAGGGACTTCTTTGTCTGATTACGTTCGAGTTTACGCTAACTGCCCCGTTTTATTAGGGCGAAGAGTGAGTTAA
- the tnpB gene encoding IS200/IS605 family element transposase accessory protein TnpB: protein MVERAYKYRFYPTPEQERILRRTMGCVRLVYNKALHARTSAWYDKQERMGYSQTSSLLTQWKKREDLQFLNEVSCVPLQQGLRHLQKAFTNFFAKRTGYPSFKKKRNGGSAEFTKSGFKFKDGQLWLAKCKEPLHIKWSRDLPGSATPSTVTVKIDAWGRWFVSLFVNDQTLNQLQKTSNSVGIDVGINTLITTSEGEKVSNPRHFKRLYQKLRRAQKSLSRKTKGSNNYKKACLQVAKVHAKIKDARTDFLHKLSTDLVRRYDLIAIEDLAIKNMVKNRKLAQAISDVAWGELICQLDYKCQWYGKELVKIDRFFPSSKRCGNCGHTVEKLPLNIRQWECPSCGSQHDRDLNASKNLEAAGLAMLACGASVRPEKSKSRKATAKKQEPKLGNEPESIPARKPQRIPRREV, encoded by the coding sequence ATGGTTGAGAGAGCTTACAAATACCGTTTTTACCCGACACCGGAGCAAGAAAGGATTCTACGCCGGACCATGGGTTGTGTGCGGTTGGTTTACAACAAAGCTCTCCATGCCAGAACTTCTGCTTGGTACGATAAGCAAGAAAGGATGGGGTATTCCCAAACGTCCAGCTTGTTGACTCAGTGGAAGAAGCGAGAAGACTTGCAGTTTCTCAATGAGGTTAGCTGTGTACCACTTCAACAAGGTCTGAGGCATCTGCAAAAGGCATTTACCAACTTCTTCGCTAAACGTACTGGTTATCCCAGTTTCAAGAAAAAACGTAATGGCGGGAGTGCTGAGTTTACCAAGTCTGGCTTTAAGTTCAAGGACGGTCAGCTCTGGCTTGCTAAGTGCAAAGAACCTCTTCACATTAAATGGTCTAGAGATTTACCAGGAAGTGCTACCCCTTCCACGGTTACGGTTAAAATTGATGCTTGGGGACGATGGTTTGTCTCTTTGTTTGTCAATGACCAGACACTCAATCAACTTCAGAAAACTAGTAATAGCGTTGGGATTGATGTTGGTATTAACACTCTGATTACCACAAGCGAGGGAGAAAAGGTTAGTAATCCAAGACACTTTAAGCGTTTGTACCAGAAACTTAGAAGGGCGCAGAAAAGTTTGAGCCGGAAAACCAAAGGCTCTAATAACTACAAAAAAGCTTGTCTTCAAGTAGCTAAAGTACACGCAAAGATTAAAGATGCGCGGACTGACTTTCTCCATAAGCTGTCCACTGACCTGGTTAGGCGCTATGACTTGATTGCTATTGAAGATTTGGCAATTAAGAACATGGTGAAGAATCGAAAGCTCGCTCAAGCGATTTCTGATGTTGCTTGGGGAGAATTGATTTGCCAACTCGATTACAAGTGTCAATGGTATGGAAAAGAGTTGGTTAAGATTGACCGATTTTTTCCTAGTAGTAAACGCTGTGGCAATTGTGGACATACTGTTGAAAAGTTGCCTTTGAATATTCGTCAGTGGGAGTGTCCGAGTTGTGGTAGTCAGCACGATCGAGATCTAAACGCGAGTAAGAATCTAGAAGCTGCTGGGCTAGCAATGTTAGCTTGTGGAGCAAGTGTAAGACCCGAAAAGAGTAAATCTCGGAAGGCAACTGCTAAGAAGCAAGAACCTAAACTGGGGAACGAGCCGGAATCAATTCCGGCTCGCAAGCCCCAGCGCATTCCGCGTCGTGAGGTTTAG